A window of the Cygnus atratus isolate AKBS03 ecotype Queensland, Australia chromosome 4, CAtr_DNAZoo_HiC_assembly, whole genome shotgun sequence genome harbors these coding sequences:
- the TRMT10A gene encoding tRNA methyltransferase 10 homolog A, producing the protein MSSETPAESPEVPTENTMPPDISVVEGKVKSSDGQIDRQVEGSDEVECPESLSKRQRKKLLKQKQWEEQKDLRRQKRKEKRQKRKLERQSKLDSNNEGSGRKRMRREVVPSTLRLIVDCSFDDLMVLKDVKKLHKQIQRCYAENRKAFHPVQFYLTSHGGQLKSNMNENDKGWVNWKDIQIRTEHYSELIKKEDLVYLTSDSPDVLSELDEKKAYVIGGLVDHNHHKGITYRKAVEQGIGHAQLPLGNFVKMNSRKVLAVNHVFEIILAYLEKRDWKEAFFSVLPQRKGAVPLGEANDSSTHALSEKEGEDNDSDSN; encoded by the exons ATGTCATCAGAAACGCCAGCAGAAAGTCCAGAGGTGCCAACAGAAAACACCATGCCCCCTGACATTTCTGTTGTGGAAGGAAAGGTGAAGTCTAGTGATGGTCAAATAGACAGACAGGTGGAAGGCTCAGATGAGGTAGAATGTCCCGAGTCCCTGTCCAAGAGGCAAAGGAAGAAACTACTGAAGCAGAAACAGTGGGAAGAACAGAAGGATCTACGTAG gCAGAAACGAAAAGAAAAACGCcagaagagaaaattagaaCGTCAGTCAAAATTGGACTCCAATAATGAAGGGAGTGGCAGAAAGCGTATGCGAAGGGAAGTTGTTCCCAGTACGCTTCGCCTCATTGTGGACTGCAGCTTCGATGACTTAATGGTGCTCAAG GATGTTAAGAAGCTTCACAAGCAAATTCAGAGATGTTACGCAGAAAACCGCAAAGCATTCCATCCTGTGCAG TTTTACTTGACGAGCCATGGCGGACAGCTGAAGAGCAACATGAATGAAAACGACAAAGGATGGGTGAACTGGAAG gatatCCAAATTAGAACAGAGCATTACAGTGAGCtaataaagaaagaagaccTAGTATATCTTACCTCAGATTCCCCAGATGTTCTCAGCGAGCTTGATGAGAAGAAAGCATATGTGATTGGAGGACTGGTGGATCACAATCACCACAAG GGAATTACTTACAGAAAAGCTGTAGAGCAGGGAATTGGTCATGCACAGCTCCCCCTTGGAAACTTTGTGAAGATGAACAGTCGGAAAGTGTTAGCAGTCAATCATG TGTTTGAAATCATCCTTGCGtacctggagaagagagactGGAAGGAGGCCTTTTTCAGCGTCTTGCCACAGCGGAAAGGCGCTGTTCCTCTGGGAGAAGCCAACGATTCATCCACACATGCCCTGTCTGAAAAAGAAGGTGAAGACAATGACTCCGACAGCAACTAG